From Streptomyces sp. TLI_105, the proteins below share one genomic window:
- a CDS encoding DUF6223 family protein: MSVRTVLAMTGAVLIGGLALAVPAAAEAAVQPVAASVYTLSVGRVGASVAALVGLLGAVNGGLALARTTGRGRLRTWARRNGSATALAAGPIAVVVGTAVAVTADGGLGTGNGLGGAYVAVLVGLVAVALGWRARSRARRTG, translated from the coding sequence ATGTCGGTCCGCACCGTGCTCGCCATGACCGGAGCCGTCCTGATCGGCGGTCTCGCGCTCGCCGTGCCGGCGGCCGCCGAAGCCGCCGTCCAGCCGGTCGCCGCGAGCGTCTACACCCTGAGCGTCGGCCGCGTCGGAGCCTCCGTGGCCGCGCTGGTCGGCCTCCTCGGAGCGGTCAACGGCGGCCTCGCCCTGGCCCGCACGACGGGTCGGGGCCGCCTCCGCACCTGGGCCCGCCGGAACGGTTCCGCCACGGCTCTCGCGGCCGGGCCGATCGCCGTGGTCGTCGGGACGGCGGTCGCGGTCACCGCCGACGGAGGCCTCGGCACCGGCAACGGTCTCGGCGGCGCGTACGTCGCCGTGCTGGTGGGCCTGGTCGCGGTCGCCCTCGGGTGGCGGGCCCGCTCCCGGGCCCGCCGAACCGGATGA
- a CDS encoding ABC transporter permease, translated as MFVAWRDLRFAKGRFTLMGTVIVLITLLVGLLSGLTAGLARENVSAITGLPADRLAFAAPPSGQSVSFTNSTVTEEQWRGWAERPGVTKADPLGIRTLNAAAGDRTAAVSAFGTEPAAGLAPGAVGAGKAVLSESAADELAVRAGDTVRLGPLEVTVAAVAGDASYSHTPVVWTSLDDWQELGHSGPASQEQATVIALGGDGVDWAAGDKAAGTEARTLDGALTAIGSYQAENGSLQLMRGFLFAISALVIGAFFTVWTIQRSGDVAVLKALGASTPYLLKDALGQAVLMLTAGTLLGTALAVGIGALVSGGNVPFVLEPLTVLGPAAVIVVLGVLGAALSIRRITAVDPLTALGSAR; from the coding sequence ATGTTCGTGGCATGGAGAGACCTGAGATTCGCCAAGGGGCGTTTCACCCTCATGGGCACCGTGATCGTGCTGATCACGCTGCTCGTGGGGTTGCTGTCCGGGCTGACCGCCGGACTCGCGCGAGAGAACGTCTCCGCGATCACCGGTCTGCCCGCCGACCGGCTGGCCTTCGCGGCGCCGCCGTCCGGGCAGTCGGTCTCCTTCACCAACTCGACGGTGACGGAGGAGCAGTGGCGCGGCTGGGCGGAGCGACCCGGGGTGACGAAGGCCGATCCGCTCGGCATCCGCACCCTCAACGCCGCCGCCGGGGACCGCACCGCCGCCGTCTCCGCCTTCGGTACGGAACCGGCCGCGGGACTCGCCCCCGGCGCCGTCGGCGCCGGGAAGGCGGTCCTGTCCGAGTCGGCGGCGGACGAGCTGGCCGTGCGCGCCGGTGACACCGTCCGCCTCGGCCCGCTGGAGGTCACCGTCGCCGCGGTCGCGGGCGACGCCTCGTACAGCCACACGCCCGTGGTGTGGACCTCCCTCGACGACTGGCAGGAGCTCGGCCACAGCGGGCCCGCCTCGCAGGAACAGGCCACCGTCATCGCGCTCGGCGGCGACGGCGTCGACTGGGCGGCCGGCGACAAGGCCGCCGGCACCGAGGCCCGCACCCTCGACGGGGCCCTCACCGCCATAGGGTCCTACCAGGCCGAGAACGGCTCGCTGCAGCTGATGCGCGGCTTCCTCTTCGCCATCTCCGCGCTCGTCATAGGAGCCTTCTTCACCGTCTGGACCATCCAGCGCAGCGGCGACGTCGCCGTCCTCAAGGCGCTCGGCGCCTCCACCCCGTACCTCCTCAAGGACGCCCTCGGGCAGGCCGTCCTCATGCTCACCGCCGGCACCCTGCTCGGCACCGCGCTCGCGGTCGGGATCGGCGCCCTCGTCAGCGGCGGGAACGTGCCCTTCGTCCTGGAACCGCTCACCGTCCTCGGGCCGGCCGCCGTGATCGTCGTCCTCGGTGTCCTCGGCGCCGCCCTGTCCATCCGGCGGATCACCGCCGTCGACCCCCTCACCGCCCTCGGGAGCGCCCGATGA
- a CDS encoding sensor histidine kinase, with protein MIRGRFGVPDGVVDGVIAVGVAAALLLTGASGEHSADGPGLLGHALLAAGGLALVARRRAPVAVLVVTGLCAAGSQAAGFDVPAVAYLFAVYAAVRAGHRAVTVAVSVVVLAALPVAALVSGLHDTGEAFARARGALELAWLVAAGAAGEALRQAERRADEAERTREETARRRADEERLRIARELHDSLTHQISIIKVQSEVAVHVARRRGEQVPEALLAIQEAGREATRELRATLEALRDDDTAPPRGLDDVPGLVARARLTGLDATLTIEGERHDVPVAVDRTVYRIVQESLTNIARHADAATASVRIDCRPDALTVRVDDDGKAAPDSVPAPGTGLLGMRERVTALGGGLSARPRTEGGFTVRARLPLERTS; from the coding sequence ATGATCAGAGGACGGTTCGGTGTCCCGGACGGTGTCGTCGACGGGGTGATCGCCGTCGGCGTGGCGGCGGCACTGCTGCTCACCGGGGCTTCCGGGGAGCACTCGGCCGACGGCCCCGGCCTGCTCGGCCATGCGCTCCTCGCCGCCGGTGGACTGGCCCTCGTCGCGCGCCGCCGCGCTCCCGTGGCCGTCCTGGTCGTGACCGGGCTGTGCGCGGCCGGTTCTCAGGCGGCCGGTTTCGACGTGCCGGCCGTCGCGTACCTGTTCGCGGTGTACGCGGCCGTACGGGCGGGGCACCGCGCCGTCACGGTCGCCGTGAGCGTGGTCGTGCTCGCCGCCCTGCCGGTGGCGGCGCTGGTCTCGGGCCTGCACGACACGGGCGAGGCGTTCGCGCGGGCCCGCGGCGCCCTGGAGCTGGCCTGGCTGGTCGCCGCCGGCGCCGCGGGGGAGGCGCTGAGGCAGGCCGAGCGGCGGGCGGACGAGGCCGAGCGCACCCGGGAGGAGACCGCGCGGCGCCGCGCCGACGAGGAGCGGCTGCGCATCGCGCGCGAGCTGCACGACTCGCTCACCCACCAGATCTCGATCATCAAGGTGCAGTCCGAGGTCGCGGTCCACGTGGCCCGCCGGCGCGGCGAGCAGGTGCCGGAGGCGCTGCTCGCGATCCAGGAGGCCGGGCGGGAGGCGACCCGGGAACTGCGGGCGACCCTGGAGGCGCTGCGCGACGACGACACGGCCCCGCCGCGCGGCCTCGACGACGTTCCGGGCCTGGTGGCGCGGGCCCGGCTGACCGGTCTGGACGCCACGCTGACGATCGAGGGCGAGCGGCACGACGTGCCGGTCGCGGTGGACAGGACCGTCTACCGGATCGTCCAGGAGTCGCTCACCAACATCGCCCGTCACGCGGACGCGGCCACGGCCTCGGTACGGATCGACTGCCGTCCCGACGCCCTGACCGTACGGGTCGACGACGACGGGAAGGCGGCGCCGGACTCCGTGCCGGCACCCGGCACGGGGCTGCTCGGGATGCGCGAACGGGTCACCGCCCTCGGCGGCGGCCTGAGCGCGCGGC
- a CDS encoding ABC transporter ATP-binding protein, which translates to MSLVLDAVTLTYPDGDGRLTALDAVSLTVPAGTLTAVVGPSGSGKSSLLAVAATLVTPDEGRVVVAGTDTGALTPAAKAELRREHIGIVFQQPNLLPSLSAAEQLQVMAHLSGRSPKAVRDRALGLLDAVGLADQAHRRPHQLSGGQRQRVNIARALMNEPSVLLVDEPTSALDHERGAAVMDLLAALTAERGTATVLVTHDRTHLARTDHTVTVQDGRLTESVRA; encoded by the coding sequence ATGAGCCTCGTCCTCGACGCCGTCACCCTCACCTACCCCGACGGCGACGGCCGGCTCACCGCCCTCGACGCCGTCTCCCTCACCGTCCCCGCCGGCACGCTCACGGCCGTCGTCGGGCCCTCCGGCTCCGGCAAGTCCAGCCTCCTCGCGGTCGCCGCCACCCTGGTGACCCCGGACGAGGGCCGGGTCGTCGTCGCCGGGACGGACACGGGGGCGCTCACCCCCGCAGCCAAGGCGGAGCTGCGCCGCGAGCACATCGGGATCGTCTTCCAGCAGCCCAATCTGCTGCCCTCGCTGAGCGCGGCGGAGCAGCTGCAGGTGATGGCCCATCTGTCGGGACGCTCCCCGAAGGCGGTACGGGACCGGGCCCTGGGCCTCCTCGACGCGGTGGGCCTCGCGGACCAGGCCCACCGGCGGCCGCACCAGCTGTCGGGCGGTCAGCGGCAGCGCGTGAACATCGCGCGGGCGCTGATGAACGAGCCGTCCGTCCTCCTGGTCGACGAGCCGACGAGCGCCCTGGACCACGAGCGGGGGGCGGCGGTCATGGACCTCCTCGCCGCGCTGACGGCCGAGCGCGGGACGGCGACGGTCCTGGTCACCCACGACCGCACGCACCTGGCCCGCACGGACCACACGGTGACGGTCCAGGACGGCCGCCTGACGGAGTCGGTACGGGCCTGA